In the Anaerosporomusa subterranea genome, one interval contains:
- the recO gene encoding DNA repair protein RecO: MKQYQAEAIVLGIRDWQGADKIVTLFTREFGKITALAFGLRQARNQLSGCIQLFSHIDVVLGTGKNLDVLRQASLKESNRVLREDLDRMAYSALVVEAAAELWPERESQSEAFDTLCSALHLLSERNPRIAALAVCWQLLSLAGYQPEFDHCVICGDDQCLLPAFDPDAGGVSCPSCRQLDHLSLSESSCVLLKRLFTLNLLEPEHFTTSASAVAEVENLLLHFLAHRLDKQLHSISFIRSLSNLG, from the coding sequence ATGAAGCAATATCAGGCCGAAGCGATTGTGCTAGGCATCCGCGATTGGCAAGGTGCAGATAAAATCGTAACCCTATTTACTCGTGAATTTGGCAAAATTACGGCCTTAGCTTTTGGCTTACGACAGGCTAGAAACCAGCTGTCTGGTTGTATCCAACTGTTTTCACACATTGATGTTGTGCTTGGCACTGGGAAGAACCTCGATGTGCTCCGGCAAGCCAGTTTGAAGGAGTCTAACCGTGTATTACGAGAAGATCTTGACAGAATGGCTTACTCGGCTTTAGTGGTTGAAGCTGCGGCCGAACTGTGGCCTGAACGAGAAAGTCAGTCCGAGGCTTTTGATACGTTGTGCTCAGCCTTACACTTACTTTCAGAGCGCAACCCCCGCATCGCCGCCTTGGCAGTTTGCTGGCAACTGCTATCACTAGCTGGTTATCAACCTGAGTTTGATCATTGCGTCATTTGCGGAGATGACCAATGTCTGCTGCCGGCGTTTGACCCGGACGCAGGAGGTGTTTCCTGCCCCAGTTGCCGTCAGCTTGATCATCTCAGCTTGAGCGAGTCTTCTTGCGTTCTCCTTAAACGATTGTTTACACTAAATTTGCTCGAGCCTGAGCATTTTACTACTTCGGCGAGCGCAGTTGCTGAGGTTGAGAATTTACTGTTGCATTTCTTGGCTCATCGTTTAGATAAGCAACTGCATTCGATCTCCTTTATTCGTTCTTTGTCCAACTTGGGTTAA
- a CDS encoding PhoH family protein, which produces MQQSTEKKIVLADSQEALALFGRQDEHLRLISDQFGCRIVARGDEITITGEAVEVDLAYNLLNEMLYLFREGNTITSHDIRYSIRVLKEGKGDSLHQMLADTVLVTARGRHIKPKTLGQRIYLESIRQNYITFGIGPAGTGKTYLAVAMAVHSLKNKEVERIILTRPAVEAGEKLGFLPGDLQDKVDPYLRPLYDALYDILGMDTFQKYMTKNIIEVAPLAYMRGRTLDDAFIILDEAQNTTPEQMKMFLTRMGFGSKMVITGDITQVDLPRSNKSGLETATRIVKNIDGIGAIYLNDSDVVRHEIVARIIKAYEQFEQT; this is translated from the coding sequence TTGCAGCAATCTACGGAGAAAAAAATCGTACTAGCCGATTCGCAGGAAGCCCTCGCTCTGTTCGGCAGACAGGATGAACATTTACGGCTGATCAGTGACCAGTTTGGTTGCCGGATCGTCGCACGCGGCGATGAGATTACAATTACAGGCGAGGCCGTCGAAGTGGACCTAGCCTATAATCTGCTTAATGAGATGCTATACTTGTTCCGCGAGGGGAATACCATCACCTCGCACGATATACGCTATAGCATTAGAGTATTAAAGGAAGGCAAAGGAGACAGCTTGCATCAGATGCTTGCAGACACCGTGCTGGTGACCGCCAGAGGCAGGCATATCAAGCCCAAAACGCTTGGACAACGAATTTACCTGGAATCGATCAGGCAGAACTATATCACGTTTGGCATCGGGCCAGCTGGCACTGGGAAAACGTACCTTGCTGTGGCCATGGCCGTACATTCCTTAAAGAACAAAGAAGTGGAACGGATTATTTTGACTAGACCGGCAGTCGAAGCTGGAGAAAAACTGGGTTTTTTGCCAGGAGATTTGCAAGATAAGGTGGACCCCTATTTGCGCCCCTTGTATGACGCACTGTATGATATATTGGGCATGGATACCTTCCAAAAATACATGACAAAAAATATCATCGAAGTTGCGCCATTGGCCTACATGCGAGGCCGCACTCTTGACGATGCCTTTATCATTCTTGATGAGGCGCAAAATACGACACCTGAGCAAATGAAGATGTTTCTTACCCGAATGGGCTTTGGTTCTAAAATGGTAATAACCGGTGACATTACACAAGTTGATCTACCACGATCTAACAAATCGGGACTCGAAACTGCCACTCGTATTGTGAAGAATATTGATGGCATCGGCGCGATTTATCTCAATGACAGTGATGTTGTTAGGCACGAAATCGTCGCCCGAATCATCAAGGCATATGAACAGTTTGAGCAGACGTAA
- the glyQ gene encoding glycine--tRNA ligase subunit alpha: MTFQDIILTLQNFWARQNCIIQQPYDVEKGAGTMNPATFLRSLGPEPWNVAYVEPSRRPADGRYGDNPNRLFQHHQYQVIMKPSPANIQELYLESLAELGIDPQKHDIRFVEDNWESPTLGAWGLGWEVWLDGMEITQFTYFQQVGSIDVKPVSVEITYGLERLAMYIQGVENVFDLEWVNGITYGDVFHRNEVEQSTYNFEIADIDMLFHLFDTYEKEAVRVAGMGYVLPAYDYVLKCSHTFNLLDARGAISVSERTAYIGRVRNLARVCAQGYLDQREKLGYPLLKGEKA, encoded by the coding sequence ATGACATTTCAGGACATAATCCTGACACTACAGAACTTTTGGGCCAGGCAAAACTGCATTATCCAGCAGCCCTATGATGTGGAGAAAGGCGCGGGGACGATGAACCCGGCAACCTTCTTGCGTTCCTTAGGGCCTGAGCCCTGGAACGTGGCCTATGTGGAACCATCCCGTCGGCCGGCTGACGGCCGCTATGGAGACAACCCCAACCGCCTGTTCCAGCATCACCAGTACCAAGTCATTATGAAACCGTCGCCGGCGAATATTCAGGAATTGTATCTCGAGAGCTTGGCAGAACTCGGCATTGATCCGCAAAAACATGACATTCGTTTTGTGGAAGACAATTGGGAATCGCCTACTCTTGGCGCTTGGGGTCTTGGTTGGGAAGTTTGGCTCGATGGTATGGAGATCACCCAGTTCACCTATTTCCAACAGGTTGGCAGTATTGATGTTAAGCCAGTGTCGGTGGAAATCACCTATGGACTGGAGCGACTCGCCATGTACATACAGGGAGTGGAAAACGTATTTGATCTCGAGTGGGTCAATGGTATCACCTATGGTGATGTGTTCCACCGCAATGAAGTCGAACAGTCAACCTACAACTTTGAAATCGCCGACATCGATATGCTGTTCCATTTATTTGATACCTATGAAAAAGAGGCTGTACGCGTCGCCGGTATGGGTTATGTGCTGCCAGCCTACGATTATGTGCTGAAATGTTCACACACCTTCAATCTTCTCGATGCGAGGGGTGCAATCAGCGTTAGCGAACGCACAGCCTATATTGGCAGAGTCCGCAATCTGGCCCGCGTCTGCGCTCAAGGCTACCTCGATCAACGGGAAAAACTCGGCTATCCGCTGCTCAAGGGGGAAAAAGCATGA
- a CDS encoding DUF502 domain-containing protein, whose translation MKSISKYFLNGLIIIVPIAITIFVVAQIFSFAENILGRHLPQSIHFPGIGLLAVVILLVLTGWLSSHWLLKEVLQWGERLAGSIPVVKFIYNSVKKISTALFESQQLLKNAVLVPYPHQGVKALGFLMPELSVPLAQHFNEEHVCVFVPLSLNMTAGVNILVAKQDVIALDVTSESALQYVLTAGAIMPDTGKATNI comes from the coding sequence ATGAAGTCAATCTCAAAATATTTTTTAAACGGTCTTATCATTATTGTGCCGATTGCGATCACGATTTTCGTGGTTGCCCAGATTTTTTCGTTTGCTGAAAACATTCTGGGACGCCATTTGCCGCAATCCATTCATTTCCCAGGTATCGGGTTGCTGGCAGTCGTGATATTGCTGGTGCTGACTGGCTGGTTGTCGTCCCATTGGCTACTCAAAGAGGTGTTGCAATGGGGTGAGCGCTTAGCTGGATCGATTCCGGTAGTCAAATTCATTTACAATAGTGTCAAAAAGATTTCCACCGCTCTGTTTGAGTCCCAGCAACTGTTAAAAAATGCGGTTTTGGTTCCCTATCCACATCAGGGAGTTAAGGCATTGGGCTTTTTGATGCCAGAGCTATCAGTACCGCTGGCACAGCATTTTAATGAGGAACATGTATGTGTGTTTGTGCCGCTAAGTCTCAACATGACTGCCGGGGTCAATATACTTGTTGCCAAGCAGGACGTCATCGCGTTAGATGTGACTAGCGAAAGTGCCCTGCAATATGTTTTGACAGCGGGCGCCATTATGCCGGATACCGGCAAGGCGACCAACATATAG
- a CDS encoding cytidine deaminase, with product MTDLLQAACEARKLAYVPYSHFPVGAAVLTDSGRIYTGCNIENASYGLTVCAERTAIFQAIAAGEKRLTALAVIADTPGPTAPCGACRQVMAEFHVETVTMANISGESHTIKFNELLPYAFSSNDMGS from the coding sequence ATGACAGATCTGCTTCAAGCTGCCTGTGAGGCACGGAAACTTGCCTATGTTCCGTACTCCCATTTCCCTGTTGGCGCTGCCGTATTGACAGACAGCGGGCGAATCTATACCGGTTGCAATATCGAGAACGCCTCCTACGGCTTAACAGTTTGCGCTGAGCGCACCGCCATCTTCCAGGCGATTGCCGCTGGCGAAAAACGCCTCACTGCCTTAGCCGTTATCGCCGATACACCTGGGCCTACCGCGCCCTGTGGCGCTTGCCGCCAAGTGATGGCAGAATTTCACGTCGAGACTGTCACGATGGCTAATATCAGCGGTGAAAGCCATACCATCAAATTTAACGAACTGCTGCCGTACGCATTTAGCAGCAACGATATGGGGAGTTGA
- a CDS encoding LptA/OstA family protein — MNKRVAMLTLLLLLVLSNVVFAAMPVIKADTTYFDPGDGVYVLKGNVLIEAGKRTFTASQAKVSLGSFEVWGTGGVTVAEGDIFFTGDSVYVYGKDHMAKIDGGLRFSRSNIDIVADHAEYNWKTKLAVFTGNVAITRDGATTKADTASYSFKTNQLL; from the coding sequence ATGAATAAACGCGTTGCGATGCTGACGCTGTTGCTATTACTCGTACTCTCCAATGTTGTTTTCGCCGCGATGCCGGTAATCAAAGCGGACACCACCTATTTCGATCCAGGCGATGGAGTATATGTTCTTAAAGGTAATGTTCTTATTGAGGCTGGCAAGCGAACCTTTACCGCTTCCCAAGCCAAGGTTAGCTTAGGCTCCTTCGAAGTGTGGGGAACCGGCGGCGTGACTGTGGCTGAGGGAGATATTTTCTTTACTGGGGATAGCGTATATGTCTACGGAAAAGATCATATGGCGAAAATTGATGGTGGTTTGCGTTTTAGCCGGTCTAATATAGATATCGTCGCCGACCACGCCGAATACAATTGGAAGACTAAACTGGCAGTATTTACTGGTAATGTAGCAATCACACGGGATGGCGCTACAACGAAAGCTGATACCGCGTCCTATAGTTTCAAGACCAATCAGTTGCTGTAA
- the ybeY gene encoding rRNA maturation RNase YbeY, with amino-acid sequence MQVVLSSQPESLVVPDGLESVIRTVLNKTAEVYDLSPQTEVSILFTDNATIHSLNRDYRGKDMPTDVLSFALNEGDEPTIIDGPPENLLGDIIISLEKAAEQAAEYGHSLEREVAFLTLHGLLHLLGYDHETEDDRAEMRQEEEAVLGLLGIGR; translated from the coding sequence ATGCAAGTTGTACTAAGTAGCCAGCCCGAATCGCTGGTTGTACCAGACGGCCTCGAGTCAGTCATTCGTACTGTTCTCAATAAAACTGCCGAAGTCTATGACTTATCACCACAAACTGAGGTTAGTATATTGTTTACTGATAATGCCACAATCCACTCGCTTAATCGCGATTATCGGGGCAAAGACATGCCGACCGACGTACTTTCCTTTGCACTCAATGAAGGTGATGAGCCCACGATCATTGATGGTCCGCCTGAGAACTTATTGGGCGATATCATCATTTCGCTGGAGAAAGCTGCAGAACAAGCTGCAGAGTACGGGCACAGCCTGGAACGCGAAGTCGCATTCTTAACCTTGCACGGGTTGTTACACTTGCTTGGCTATGACCATGAAACAGAAGATGATAGGGCAGAGATGCGCCAGGAAGAAGAAGCTGTCCTCGGCCTTCTGGGCATCGGGCGCTAG
- a CDS encoding pyruvate, water dikinase regulatory protein codes for MGNTVIYALSDSIGETAESVARAAASQFDADTLEIVRIPYIHSVKQLESVLSDAARQPSIICHTIVSSDLRQALTEKAASAGILTIDIMGPMIQATQKVSGLSPKLTPGLIHKLDQEYFRRVEAVEFAVKYDDGKNSGGLLKADIVIVGVSRTSKTPLSMYLAHKKWKVANVPLVPEIPPPHELFQVPPARIIGLVIDPHKLNEIRAERLKVMGLAPDASYAAVDRIEEELEYAKVVMGKLNCPVIDVSNKAIEETANRILELIVENREA; via the coding sequence ATGGGAAACACTGTGATTTACGCACTGTCAGACTCGATTGGTGAAACCGCCGAATCGGTCGCTCGGGCGGCAGCCAGTCAGTTTGATGCTGATACATTGGAAATCGTCCGCATTCCCTATATTCATTCTGTGAAACAGTTGGAGAGCGTGCTCTCTGATGCAGCCAGGCAGCCGTCGATCATCTGCCACACGATTGTTTCGTCCGATTTGCGCCAGGCGTTAACCGAGAAAGCTGCCAGTGCAGGCATCCTGACTATTGATATTATGGGGCCGATGATCCAGGCTACCCAGAAGGTTTCAGGATTGTCGCCGAAATTGACACCAGGTCTGATTCACAAACTGGACCAGGAGTATTTCCGCCGCGTCGAAGCGGTGGAATTTGCAGTCAAATATGATGATGGCAAAAATTCGGGCGGACTGCTGAAAGCGGATATTGTGATTGTTGGTGTGTCGCGTACTTCGAAGACACCGCTCAGTATGTATCTGGCACATAAAAAGTGGAAGGTCGCTAATGTGCCGTTAGTCCCGGAGATACCGCCGCCGCATGAGCTATTTCAGGTGCCGCCCGCGCGTATCATCGGCTTGGTGATTGATCCACACAAACTAAACGAAATCCGGGCAGAACGGCTGAAAGTGATGGGCCTAGCTCCGGACGCCAGCTACGCCGCCGTCGATCGGATTGAGGAAGAACTAGAATATGCTAAGGTTGTCATGGGCAAATTGAATTGCCCGGTGATTGACGTATCCAATAAAGCGATTGAAGAGACCGCCAACCGGATACTGGAGTTAATCGTCGAAAACAGGGAAGCCTAA
- a CDS encoding DUF4342 domain-containing protein → MMEEITLEKLDILRERTGVTYSEAKSVLERHNGNVIEALVDLENVKKSSWTEEFSVRSGEVVEKVKEYIREGNVTMIRVKHEDRTLVEIPVTFGAIGAVVLPQLAALGVLVAVFKRCTIEVVRKDDEAAETDQPDREQDDSDNPRLPRPQ, encoded by the coding sequence ATGATGGAAGAAATCACGTTGGAAAAACTGGATATTTTGCGTGAACGAACTGGCGTCACCTACAGTGAGGCAAAATCTGTTCTCGAGCGTCATAATGGCAATGTCATTGAGGCCTTGGTTGACCTGGAAAATGTAAAAAAATCCAGTTGGACTGAGGAGTTTTCGGTTCGTTCTGGCGAAGTTGTCGAGAAAGTCAAAGAGTATATTCGCGAAGGCAATGTGACCATGATCCGGGTTAAGCACGAAGATCGGACCCTAGTGGAAATTCCGGTCACTTTTGGCGCCATTGGCGCAGTCGTGCTGCCACAATTGGCCGCCTTAGGCGTGCTGGTTGCTGTATTCAAACGTTGCACCATTGAAGTTGTCCGCAAAGACGACGAAGCTGCTGAGACTGACCAGCCAGATCGAGAGCAGGATGACTCCGATAATCCGCGTTTGCCGCGTCCGCAATAA
- the era gene encoding GTPase Era gives MKSDSYTSGFVSVIGRPNVGKSTLVNSLIGQKIAIMSDKPQTTRNKILCVLTLSDSQILFIDTPGIHKPKHKLGEYMVKQAETTLKEVDVILFVVDATEEMGAGEKYILERLAAVKTPVILAVNKIDLVQKEKLLPIIDNYRAHYQFAAVVPISAMRKDNLAALVQEIKSRLSPGPQYYPDDMVTDQPERLIVAELVREKVLTLTREEIPHAIAVDIEEIAQRANEDVYIRAVVYVERESQKGIVIGAGGALLKEIGRLARADIENLLGSKVFLDLWVKVKKDWRNRDGVLRSFGYE, from the coding sequence ATGAAATCTGATTCATATACATCTGGATTTGTTAGCGTCATCGGTAGACCAAATGTCGGTAAATCCACTCTGGTCAATAGCCTGATTGGTCAAAAAATTGCCATTATGTCGGACAAGCCGCAGACTACCCGCAACAAAATACTGTGCGTGCTGACTTTAAGCGACTCACAGATTCTGTTTATTGATACCCCGGGTATTCATAAACCCAAGCACAAACTTGGTGAATACATGGTCAAGCAAGCTGAAACTACACTGAAAGAGGTTGATGTCATCCTCTTTGTTGTCGATGCGACAGAAGAAATGGGAGCAGGCGAAAAATATATTCTGGAACGCTTGGCTGCTGTTAAAACTCCGGTTATCCTCGCTGTCAATAAAATCGATCTGGTCCAAAAAGAAAAGCTGTTGCCGATTATTGACAATTATCGGGCTCACTATCAATTTGCCGCGGTTGTCCCGATCTCGGCGATGCGCAAGGATAACCTTGCCGCTCTTGTGCAAGAGATAAAAAGCCGCCTGTCGCCTGGACCGCAATACTATCCTGACGACATGGTAACAGACCAACCCGAACGCTTGATTGTCGCTGAATTGGTCAGAGAAAAAGTCCTCACCCTTACTAGGGAAGAAATTCCGCACGCCATCGCAGTTGATATTGAAGAAATTGCTCAACGTGCCAACGAAGATGTGTACATCAGAGCAGTGGTCTATGTCGAACGCGAATCACAAAAAGGCATCGTTATCGGAGCAGGCGGCGCTTTGCTGAAAGAAATCGGCCGTTTAGCCCGCGCCGACATCGAAAACTTGCTCGGTTCAAAAGTTTTTCTTGACCTCTGGGTTAAAGTGAAAAAAGATTGGCGTAATCGGGATGGCGTTCTGCGCTCATTTGGTTATGAATAG
- the glyS gene encoding glycine--tRNA ligase subunit beta, whose product MTKHVLLEIGTEEIPAHFMPGALRQLEAAATALFKDQRIQCGSVRALGTPRRLTLIVRDVVASQADKQSKNKGPSVKIAFDADGQPTKAAAGFARGQGVTADQLVVEDGYVYAVVEEKGGPVAELLPKLLTDLISGLSFPKTMRWAAMDIRFVRPVRWLVALFGDAVIPLSFAGVTADRITFGHRFLSQGLIAIESIEDYLAKMASHFVMVDPEERRSVIRQQIEALAAENGGSVAIDEDLLEEVIFLVEYPTALCGEFDPAYLALPPEAVITPMREHQRYFPVLGADGKLLAKFITVRNGGKEHLEIVRHGNERVLRARLADAKFFYEEDKKTPLAERVDKLKTIVFQEGLGTLYDKSVRIQNLSEKITAELVDPVDTATVRRAAYLAKADLVTGMVNEFTELQGIMGREYALLAGESAEVAEAVFEHYLPRFAGDTLPKTTAGRIVSIADKADNITATFSRGLIPTGSQDPYALRRQALGIANILLESGLHLSLSRLFCDSMELLAVESTKRTALLNDILEFFRIRLKGVLADKGIRYDLVDAVMAVGIDDVCDVLARANALTGFAEDSELLRIVQAFTRVANLAKNASTEEIQPELFAVDAEKTLHDAVSQVELQLAALLSQRDYLAMLRVMSQLVEPIDLFFNSVMVMAEDPAVRANRLALLKKLVSLTTPLADLSKIVV is encoded by the coding sequence ATGACAAAGCATGTACTGCTGGAAATCGGCACAGAGGAAATACCAGCTCATTTTATGCCAGGCGCATTACGTCAGCTCGAAGCTGCCGCCACCGCGCTGTTTAAGGACCAGCGAATTCAGTGCGGCTCAGTCCGCGCGCTCGGTACGCCCCGGCGTCTGACTTTGATTGTTCGCGATGTGGTAGCTAGTCAAGCAGATAAGCAAAGTAAAAATAAGGGACCTTCAGTCAAGATTGCCTTTGATGCTGACGGTCAACCGACCAAAGCGGCTGCAGGTTTTGCCCGTGGCCAAGGAGTTACGGCTGACCAGCTTGTCGTCGAAGACGGCTATGTCTATGCCGTCGTTGAGGAAAAAGGCGGCCCGGTTGCTGAACTGCTGCCAAAGCTGTTGACTGATCTGATTAGTGGGCTGAGCTTTCCTAAAACGATGCGCTGGGCAGCGATGGATATCCGTTTTGTCCGACCGGTGCGTTGGCTTGTCGCACTATTCGGCGATGCGGTGATTCCGCTCAGTTTTGCAGGTGTGACGGCTGATCGCATTACCTTTGGTCATCGCTTCCTCAGCCAAGGCTTGATCGCTATCGAGTCAATAGAAGACTATTTGGCTAAGATGGCCTCCCACTTCGTCATGGTTGATCCTGAGGAGAGAAGAAGTGTTATCCGCCAGCAGATTGAAGCTCTAGCTGCGGAAAATGGCGGATCGGTCGCGATTGATGAAGACCTGCTGGAAGAAGTTATTTTTCTGGTCGAGTATCCGACCGCTCTCTGCGGCGAATTCGATCCGGCGTATTTGGCATTGCCGCCAGAAGCGGTTATCACTCCCATGCGTGAGCACCAGCGTTATTTCCCTGTTCTGGGAGCAGACGGCAAACTACTAGCCAAATTTATTACCGTTCGCAATGGCGGTAAAGAGCATTTGGAGATCGTCCGTCATGGCAATGAACGGGTGCTACGGGCCCGTTTAGCTGACGCCAAATTCTTCTATGAAGAAGACAAGAAAACCCCACTGGCTGAACGGGTGGATAAACTCAAAACCATCGTCTTCCAGGAGGGACTGGGCACACTCTACGACAAATCGGTGCGTATCCAGAACTTATCAGAAAAGATTACAGCTGAGCTTGTTGACCCGGTAGATACAGCTACAGTCCGCAGGGCGGCTTATTTGGCGAAGGCCGATTTGGTTACCGGTATGGTCAATGAATTCACTGAACTGCAAGGCATCATGGGGCGAGAATATGCGCTGCTCGCCGGCGAGTCGGCAGAGGTTGCTGAAGCGGTTTTCGAACACTATTTGCCTCGTTTCGCCGGTGACACACTGCCTAAGACAACTGCCGGCCGCATAGTCAGCATCGCTGATAAGGCGGACAATATTACTGCAACATTTAGCCGGGGTCTTATCCCTACTGGTTCGCAGGATCCATACGCACTCAGACGACAAGCACTAGGCATTGCCAATATCCTGCTTGAATCTGGACTGCATCTATCACTGTCACGTCTATTTTGCGATTCGATGGAGCTGTTGGCAGTCGAGAGCACAAAGCGCACCGCGTTGTTAAATGATATTCTCGAATTTTTCCGCATTCGTTTAAAAGGTGTACTTGCCGATAAAGGTATTCGCTATGACCTTGTCGACGCGGTGATGGCTGTCGGTATTGACGACGTTTGTGATGTCCTGGCGCGGGCCAATGCGTTGACTGGCTTTGCCGAAGACTCTGAGTTGCTGCGAATTGTGCAGGCGTTTACCCGGGTCGCTAATCTGGCGAAAAACGCTAGCACTGAGGAGATTCAGCCAGAACTATTTGCGGTTGACGCAGAGAAGACGCTACACGATGCCGTATCGCAGGTGGAATTGCAGCTTGCTGCTCTCTTGTCACAACGCGACTATTTGGCGATGTTGCGTGTAATGAGTCAGTTGGTTGAGCCTATTGACTTATTCTTTAATTCGGTCATGGTCATGGCCGAAGACCCTGCTGTTAGAGCAAACCGCTTGGCGTTACTGAAAAAACTGGTCTCGCTGACTACGCCCCTGGCGGATTTAAGCAAGATTGTTGTATGA
- a CDS encoding diacylglycerol kinase family protein, translating into MRRTFFHSFQYAWQGVVYCLKTQRNMRIHLLMAISACGLGWRLGLPAGEMAVLLLTIGLVIVAELLNTAVEKLVDLTCPHYHPLAKAAKDTAAGAVLAAAIIALAVGYYLFVPRLF; encoded by the coding sequence ATGCGCCGCACATTTTTCCATTCCTTTCAATATGCCTGGCAAGGAGTGGTATACTGTCTCAAAACCCAGCGCAATATGCGGATTCATCTGCTGATGGCGATCAGCGCCTGTGGCTTGGGTTGGCGGCTGGGCTTACCTGCTGGCGAAATGGCTGTGCTGCTGCTGACAATAGGCTTGGTCATTGTGGCGGAACTGCTGAACACAGCTGTGGAAAAACTAGTCGATTTAACCTGCCCACATTATCATCCGCTTGCTAAAGCCGCAAAAGACACCGCTGCTGGCGCTGTGTTGGCCGCAGCGATTATCGCATTGGCGGTGGGGTATTATTTATTTGTTCCACGATTATTTTGA